The following DNA comes from Anopheles arabiensis isolate DONGOLA chromosome 3, AaraD3, whole genome shotgun sequence.
ATCGTCTGCGTGGAACGCATCTGAAAACGTCCACTTCGTTGGCGTACGTCAATCAGGTGATCTTGCCAGTGTTGACTTCACTGTTTGATCATTTGGCAGCGTGCGACTATGGAAGTGATTTGTTGTGTAAGTTCTATTCCATACAGTGACACTAATAGATCGACCACACTTAACTTATATATCTTTATCTTCCTTTTAGTGGACGAAATTCAGGTCGCATCGTACAAGATCCTGTCTGCTCTCTACACACTCGGCACCGACACGTCTTTGACGCGCGATCGTAAATATCTTAAGACCGAGCTGGAACGTCACAAGCCTGCCCTTGGATCTTGTCTCGGTGCGTTCAGTTCCTGCTTCCCGGTGGCTTTCCTTGAGCCGCATGCTAACAAGCACAACCCGTTCTCGCTACTGAACCGTATTGCCGATACCTCACTCGAGGCGCAAGACATCATGAGCAAGATGGAATGCTGCATGCCAACGCTCGAGTCGATCCTGTCCGAGGTCGACCAGTTTGTCGAGTCGGAAAAGACGTACCAGGAGGCACAGCACATCATTGATGTCATTCTGCCGCTGCTCTGTTCCTATTTGCCGTTCTGGTGGAACCAGGGCCCAGACAACGTTAGCCCGCAGTCGGGCAATCACGTCACGATGGTTACGGCCGATCACATGAACCATCTGCTGAAGAACGTACTCAAGATGATTCGCAAGAACATTGCCAACGAGAACGCGCCCTGGATGACGCGTATCGCCACGTACACGCAGCAGATCATTATCAACAGCTCGGAGGAGCTGCTCAAGGATGTCTTCCTACCGTTAGCCGAGCGGGTCAAGAAACGTTGCGACAGCATGTTCCACAAGGAGGAAAGCTTGCGTGGTTTCCTCAAGGTAAGTGTTGAAGCATACGAGATTCCTCCGGGTCTTGGCTTACATGTGTTTTTCCAATCTTTTCTCTTCTGTAGTCTTCCACCGATGATACCTCCCAGATTGAAGCCCAAATCCAGGAGGACTGGCAACTGCTGGTCCGCGATATCTACTCGTTCTATCCCCTGCTGATCAAGTACGTCGATCTGCAGCGTAACCATTGGCTCAAGGATAACGTTGCCGAGGCGGAGGAGCTCTACAACTATGTGGCGGAGATCTTTAACGTTTGGTCGAAGAGCCAGTATTTCCTGAAGGAAGAGCAGAACTTCATCTCGGCGAACGAGATTGACAATATGACATTGATCATGCCTACGGCAACGCGCCGCTCAGCTGCCGTCTCGGGTGATATGCCCGCGTCCGGCGGTaaggtgaagaagaagaagcgcaGCCGCGATAAGAAGCGTGACAAGGATAAGGAAATTCAGTCCAGCTTGATGGTGGCCTGTCTGAAGCGTCTGCTGCCGGTTGGTTTGAATCTGTTCGCCGGTAAGGAACAAGAGCTGGTGCAGCACTGCAAGGATCGCTATCTAAAGGTAGGTTGAAGTGTGTCTCGACTAAATGGCAACAGTTTCCTAACCGTTCGGTGGAACAATTTGCAGAAAATGCCCGAGTACGAGGTGATTGAGTTTGCGCGCACGCAACTCACCCTGCCCGACAAGCTCGATCCAGCGGACGAGATGTCCTGGCAGCACTATCTCTACTCGAAGCTCGGCAAAAAGGAGCAGATTGTGCAGGACACACTGGAAAAGTCGGACAAGAAGCCGGAAAACAAGATCGAAGACACGGTCGAGCGCATCGTCGCCATGGCTAAGGTTCTTTATGGACTTCACATGGTAAGTGTTCGGATTACACAATACCCGTGGCCCAGTACTTCGTCATACCGACAACACACAAGAAAACCCTATCCACCATCACCTTCCTCCACCGATCACATCAAATCCCTTTATGTGTTTTAATACCCTCTTAAACTTCGACCTAAACGAACATTACCGATCAGTTCATCTCACCACTCCGTCTGCACCAACTGGACGTTAAATGACTTTTCTTAATGAAATCGTCATTCTACCAATATTAAAAACCCATGTGACTATAACGTGTATTTCTCTTCTTTAAATTACAAATACAATCAACAACTGTCTTTCGCTATGATCTAGATCGACCatccacaacaacaaagcaaaaatgtTTACAGAAGTTGCGTCTCGATACAGAGAAAACGAGCGGTCATTGCCTGTTTCAGACAAGTTTCCTTACATTCACTGCCAAggttttataattttcttATACTTTATATCTACCTTgaccggattttttttttgttatcttctTCTTGATTTCTTTTCCGGTGTTattatttcctttcttttgtgtaCCAATTTACTCGTTTCTATGCATCATTtattcgttttcttttatttgttttttttttgttcgttttattcctttttttctttcttttgttcatgtttttttcgttcttcaaCTCACGTTttggattgatttttgttgtgcgTTGTGCATCTTACCACctgttgttatttatttttgttatgcaTTTCTGTTACACGTGTTTGATTTCGTGTTTCCTTTCcatgtttcgttttcttttgttttctctttttgttacAAATGCCAAAACTGTTTCTGTCAGTTGATTGTGTATAtatttgtacatttttgttcattttattttgtggATCTCACATAAAGCCAACCGAaactgagaaaaaaaaccctacaaACAAACTTGCCATTGCcaaacaccagcaacaacagcttAACGAATGCAATAGAATTTAGAACAAATTTTACCGAAAAACTTGAAGCCTTCAATTGCGttcttttaaaacaatatcttATTTGTGATGAAACTAACAACTCCTCCTCCCAAAACTACTCCCAATCAGGAACAACGATATTAGGAGAGGGAAACCACAATCAGTGCGTACCGCTGTAACAGACAAAACTTGCTAATACAGATGGATACTGCACACGCCTTaagcaaaaatcaatttaaaacatattgGCATCATGAGTTTACATCCTTCCAATTCTACCATCTCTCGCACACATTGTTACAATCGAATTTCTTGCTAGTTCTTGGAATGGCTATTGATCCCATGGTTTCAAAGAAAGCAGCCACTATAACGTCACCTTCTTCCGAACTTTTGCTACTGCAAGCTCCTCTTTTCCTTGATCTGCTCTTTCGTCTCCTGTGTGTAGAATGATTTCCGATTTCCTTTTTGGCGAATGTTCTTTACTAGTCCTTTTGGCAAATTTTCTATTCACTTCTGCCCATGCAAAAACTAATTCAAAATTAATGAACTACCAAAATGATAACATTAGCTAAATACTGTGCTGTACATAAGAAaagctatttattttaatgtatTCCAATGATAAGGAGCTCTTTTTATAAACTTTTACGCAAGCGAAATTATTCCCAGACATACCTCTTTTGAAGATTGTAACATCAATCGCTAATTCCAAACATGAAAGTAAACTTAGTTGCCCAATACTCAATTTATATAGTCTTCTATAtaatttatgttaaatatCGCGATATAAATATTAGAGCATTTGATTCtcttgatttcattttttagTTAAGCTTACCTATTATCCTAATTTATAAGAAACAGTCTGAAACATGAAATCACTTGAAAGTTAATTGAATGGTTTTAAAACCTTgaatgataaataaaataaatactccTCAACATTCTGTATGACTAACATACCAACTCCATTTATCACATTTGTATCACTAACCGTAGCTACTGATCTTGGTTATGTTGTACTGTAGTAGTTAGTACATACTTCACCGGTTTTTCGCACCTCCAAGTTATATTTTTCACCCGTTATTACTCACCCACACACCCCTCACAAAACACTGTACTTACTAtattaaacaaatgaaacaaatgaaaactaCACTCAATCTCTATTCTGCAAAAGCACTCTGCAACGATTCCTTCCGTtcgataaacaaaaaaaaagaaacaacaacagagatGATAAAAGAGAATAATCACTAACCGCATACTAACTAAAACCTATATATATAGGCATGCCGACCTAGAGCTAAGGGTCTTAATTGGACACACGTTTTATCACAAGCACGACGCAAAATGGCTGTTGCATGTCTAAGAGCAAAACCAATGTATAGATTGAGCAGGTGACTGAGTCTTTCTTTTCTACCCTCTtatgtttccttttccttttactGTTTGGTGGTTTCCTGGAACCCCCTTTATTTTCGTTTACcaattgttgctgttgtttgttttgtgccagTTTGTATCTTTTAAGTGCGCgagtagtgtttttttctctctgtttttgtttgtttttctttcttcttctttccatcatattttcttttcttttttccttattTATAGTTCCTCTTCGCCTTTCACATTCTGTATCTATCATTTGTCTGTTTCagtgtgcagtttttgttgtgttactTTTGCACGGCTATTGTTTTACGTTCTACCTCCTTGCTTCATTGCTGCATTGCATTACCAAATGTGTTTGGTTCTTTGATTTGGGAAGTGAGGAAGTTTGTGATTTGATGCTTaccatgatttttttgttttatgcattttgttttttggtatgCTCTATCTTATTATTTTCTatgatttatatttattttcttttattttttgttgctcgtagtttttcttttataaaaaaaatattatactTGTGTAATTTGAAACTGATACACTAtaccttctctttctctctttgttaacaaaaatgaataatgtTAATGCATTCCTGTAGACATCGTGCTTGCAACATTTTTGCCCGAAGCTACTCGGAACTGTGGCTGGAGGATGAAAATACGGGCCAAGAGGTCATGATTGAGGACCTCACGGTAAGTATCAACAATAAAAGGTGTTGACACCCAATGGGTAAATCAATAAACTATCTTTTTAAACCTCCTTCAACGACAGCAAACATTTGAGGATgctgaaaagaagaagaaggatgaggaagaggaggaaggcAAACCGGATCCACTTACGCAGCTCGTGACAACGTTCTGCCGTGGTGCGATGACTGAACGCAGTGGCGCTTTGCAGGAAGATCCTCTGTACATGTCCTACGCTAGCATCGTTGCACGATCCTGCGgtgaagaggaggaggaaggtgGCGACGAAGAGGAAGGAGCAGGAGAGGACGAAGGAGGTGCTAGTATTCATGTGAGTATGATTGCTAAATCTAAAGATTGCGTGTGATCTTAAACTAACCCAAACATTGCCGCCTTTAACCAATGCTAACGCGTCATAGACTATGGAAAAGCTAATGGTAGGTCTTGTAGACCCTTACTAGTTCTTTGTAGATAAGCAAAACCAATGCGTCCCACTCTTCCTGATTAACCAATCATGTTTCACACCCCACAGGAACAAGAAATGGAAAAGCAGAAGCTCCTGTTCCACCAGGCACGTCTGGCCAACCGTGGCGTCGCggagatggtgctgctgcacatTTCCGCCTCGAAGGGCGTCCCGTCCGAGATGGTGATGCGTACGCTCGAGCTCGGAATTGCCGTGCTGCGGGGTGGTAACATCGACATCCAGATGGGAATGTTGAACCATctgaaggaaaagaaggatgTCGGATTCTTTACCTCGATTGCCGGTTTGATGAACTCCTGCAGCGTGCTAGATTTAGATGCGTTCGAGCGTAACACCAAGGCGGAAGGTCTTGGCGTCGGTTCGGACGGCGCAGCCGGTGAGAAGAACATGCACGATGCCGAATTTACGTGCGCACTGTTCCGCTTCATTCAGCTGACCTGTGAGGGTCACAACCTCGACTGGCAGAACTATCTGCGTACGCAGGCCGGTAACACGACCACGGTTAACGTGGTCATCTGCACGGTCGATTATCTGCTGCGACTGCAGGAATCGATCATGGACTTTTACTGGCACTACTCCAGCAAGGAACTGATCGACCCGGCCGGCAAGGCGAACTTCTTCAAGGCAATCGGTGTCGCTAGCCAGGTCTTCAACACGCTCACTGAAGTCATCCAGGGTCCGTGTACGCAGAACCAGCAGGCGCTGGCCCACTCGCGTCTTTGGGATGCGGTCGGTGGTTTCCTCTTCCTGTTCTCCCACATGCAGGACAAACTGTCGAAACACTCTAGCCAGGTGGATCTGCTGAAGGAGCTGCTCAATCTGCAGAAGGACATGATCACCATGATGCTCTCCATGCTTGAGGGTAACGTGGTAAACGGTACGATCGGTAAGCAGATGGTGGACACGCTGGTCGAGTCGGCCTCTAACGTCGAGCTGATTCTGAAGTACTTCGACATGTTCCTGAAGCTGAAGGATCTGACCTCCACGCCAAGCTTCATGGAGATTGATAGCAACGGGGACGGTTGGATTATGCCGAAAGATTTCCGCGAAAAGATGGAACAGCAGAAGAGCTACACGCCGGAGGAGATCGACTTCCTGCTCGCTTGCTGCGAGACCAACCATGACGGAAAGATCGACTACATCGGTTTTGTCGATCGGTTCCACGAGCCGGCCAAGGAGATTGGTTTCAATCTGGCCGTCCTGCTGACGAACCTGTCCGAGCACATGCCGAACGAACCGCGGTTGGCCCGGTTCCTCGAGACGGCCGGTTCCGTGCTGAACTACTTCGAGTCGTTCTTGGGCCGTATCGAAATTATGGGCTCGTCCAAGCGCATCGAGCGCGTGTACTTCGAAATCAAGGAAGCGAACATCGAACAGTGGGAGAAGCCGCAGATCAAGGAATCGAAGCGTGCCTTCTTCTACTCGATCGTCACGGAAGGTGGCGATAAGGAGAAGCTGGAAGCGTTCGTCAACTTCTGCGAGGATGCCATCTTTGAAATGACGCACGCCTCCGGACTGATGGCGAGCGATGACGACGGTGGCACCGTGCGCCGTGATCAGGCGTTCACGTACAtcagcgaggaggaggaggagcgtgCCGCCCGCGATCCGATCAAGCGCACCATCCAGGCCGTCAAGGACGGTCTGTCATACTCGATGTACATGATCAGCCCGTCCAACATCAAGCACCAGATTACCGTACTGCAGTCGAAATCATTCCCCGAGATTATAGTCGGATTCTTCAAGATGATCTTCTACGCGTTCTACTACTCTGGCTTTGGCGTGTCGGTTGTGATTAAGTACTTGGTGAACATCCTGATGTCGCTCATGCGCGGCCCGGCccaggaggaggaagaaccgATCCCGGAGGCGGAACCATCCCTGCGTGCACTGCCACCACTACCGCTGGAGGAGCCGCCAGGTACGGTGCAGGCGTTCGGTTTGGACATCAGCAAGGAAGAGAATGGACAGTATCGCATGGCACCGCACGAGTCGCCCGCCCTCAGCCCGTCGTCCTCGATCGAGGAAACGGGTGAGTCCAGCCCCGAGGATGGAGCGGCCGAGCTGACGGGCGAAGGTGTACCACCGGGCGAACAGATGACGCTTGTTGATCTGCTCGGCGGTGAAGCCGCCAAGCGTGCCGCCCAGGAACGCACGGAAGCGCAAAAGGCACAGGAAGCTACACTCGCCAGCATTGAGGCGGAGTCGAAGAAGGCTTCAACCGAAACGAAGGAACCCGCGGCCGTCCACCAGATCGATTTCTCCAAGTACACGAAGAAGTGCGTCAGCTATCTGGCGCGTAACTTCTACAACCTGAAGTACGTGGCGCTGGTGCTGGCGTTCTGCATCAACTTTATGCTGCTGTTCTACAAGGTGACGACGCTCGGCGACGAGGAGGACGGTGAGGGTGGTTCGGGCGAAAGTTTGATGGGACTCGGATCGGGCCTGGGATCGGGACTTGGCATTTTGGAAACGGGCTCGGGCGGCGGTGAAGGTGGAAGCGGCGATGGCGAAGGCGAAGAGGAAGACCCACCGGAGAAGGTGCATGTAGATGAGGACTTCTTCTACATGGAGCACGTGCTGCGTATCGCTGCCATCCTGCACAGTCTGGTGTCGCTCTGCATGCTGATCGCTTACTACCATCTGAAGGTACCGCTGGCCATCTTCAAGCGCGAGAAGGAAATCGCTCGTCGGCTCGAGTTTGACGGACTGTTCATTGCCGAGCAGCCGGAGGACGACGACATCAAATCGCACTGGGACAAGCTGGTGATATCCGCCAAAACGTTCCCGGTTAACTACTGGGACAAGTTCGTAAAGAAGAAGGTCCGCCAGAAGTATAGCGAAACGTACGACTTCGACTCGATCTCGAACCTGCTCGGCATGGAAAAGACGGCGTTTGCGGCACAGGAAGCGAACGAGGGCGGTGGCTTCTTCCACTTCATTACGAACATCGACTGGCGCTACCAGATCTGGAAGGCGGGCGTGACGATCACGGACAACTCGTTCCTGTACTCGCTGTGGTACTTCTCGTTCTCGGTGATGGGCAACTTCAACCAGTTCTTCTTCGCCGCCCATCTGCTCGATGTGGCGGTCGGCTTCAAGACGCTGCGCACCATTCTGCAGTCGGTAACGCACAACGGCAAGCAGCTGGTGCTGACCGTAATGCTGCTCACGATCATCGTGTACATCTACACAGTCATCGCGTTTAACTTCTTCCGCAAGTTCTACGTACAGGAGGATGACGACGGAGAGGAGGGCGACCGCAAGTGTCACGATATGGCGACCTGCTTTGTGTTCCATCTGTACAAGGGTGTGCGGGCGGGTGGTGGTATCGGTGACGAGATAGGCGATCCGGACGGCGACGAGTACGAGGTGTACCGTATCCTGTTCGACATcacgttcttcttcttcgtcatCGTTATCCTGCTGGCCATCATCCAGGGTTTGATCATCGATGCGTTCGGTGAGCTTCGTGATCAGCTCGAATCGGTCAAGGAGGATATGGAGTCCAACTGCTTCATCTGTGGCATAGGCAAGGACTACTTTGATAAGGTACGTTTGCGTTTCGTTGATCGTAGGACCGATTTCCGAGGTTACAATGTAATTCCTATCACTACTACCCTTTCCAACACAGGTACCTCACGGGTTCGATACGCACGTCGCCCAGGAGCACAATCTCGCCAACTACATGTTCTTCCTGATGCATTTAATCAACAAACCGGACACGGAGTACACCGGTCAGGAGACGTACGTGTGGAACATGTATCAGCAGCGATGCTGGGACTTCTTCCCCGTCGGTGACTGCTTCAGAAAGCAGTACGAAGATGAGCTGGGTGGTGGCGGTAGCTAAAATCTGCTGCACGGGCCACCAGCGACGATCCCACTACCAACCACTGTCGATGTGACCTAACCTTTCTAAGTGGCGTGCGGTGACCAAACCACAAaccacaataaaacacacacccaacatAACCAAAGAACAACCGAACAATCATACAAAACAATAGGCAACACCTGCTGCTCTGATCGAACATATTCGGGCGGGTAGAAGTAGCTAGACAGCCGCACGAATGTGTACGGTAATTGTAAAGATTTGTATGtagatttttgctcccttTATCTAAGCCAACTTACATCTTCTACAGCCAGTGTTTTGTCCTACTAGCAAGAGTTACGATCTTATACGACCCGTTTTTTCTACCACTCCTCCTTTGTGTCCCTCTTGTAGTGATGGTGATTTGGAAGCAGAATTTAACGGTTCctttagaaaaaaaggttCCCCCCTCGAAAGGCAATCAcattacaaaaacacaaagctTTTCATTACAATCGCACAtcacacaccacacatttgTTCCAAAATCCTTTGCATATCAAGATCGAGAGCTCTCTGCAGCCTATCTTCACACACCTCTCTTGGGTCGATTTTATTCACATTCACAACCAGGACGCTTTCTCCCATTTAGCCCGTTCTGGTTGTGCTCGATAGaatcaacacaacaaaaagtgtccaacaacaaaaagacgTACACCACCATTAGGGATTTGGTATTGAATCGATCGATTTCGAAGAAATTATTTCAGAACCGCAAAGTAGCGCGTTCTTACTATTAGTGCACAGGTGGTTTGTGCGTAAGCGGCTCAGTTTTTGAGTGCAAAACCACGTGTCGTGATCTCCGGCTGCCCAAGCCACTCCGACACGACATTCGACAGTGAATCGAACGATACACCCGCCCCACTATGCCGGCCCCCATTAGTCCCTTATTGTTCGTTAGATTTGGTTTAGAATGTAATGATTTGATACCCACAAAAAAATATCTTCGTTCTTTCGTTGAGTTATTGAGCAACCCTATCATAGCGTAAAACACTTTTCGAACAGCACTTTTGTACCATTTTGCTAGTGAAACGCTAACGAAAGAGAAGACACAAGTTATagtttatagtttttttttttaattgaactgctTTTTTTACGCACCAATGCCTATTCTGCCAATGCTGCCTTCATATTGATTTTGCTATTTACATGTTCAAACGATTGTTGTTATTACGATATGTTATGCTATGGTTCCGAGCTCGAACTATGCATCCCGCTGCTGGGGGTGTGGGACCTACTTAGGAGTTAGTTTTACTTGGTATGATTGAGCAAACACACGCTTAAAAATTTGAACCGAAACCGATCGACCGACCGGGGAGAAGGAAACAACGGAAAATACCAAACAAATCAATCGTACACACTGACAACTAGTAAATAGTAGTTATctacattttaaataaaacaaaagaaagattCTAGTTAACTTATGAGAATTTTTAagtaaataaaattcaattattgaAATCTATCGCACGGTTCTTGTTCGTGATGGACTATGATGAAAGAAATGAATAGATGAAACGATTTAATCAATAAGATGGAAGTAAGTAACAAGAAGATGATAATACTCACTCTGTCTCACCGTAGAAGTAGTAGAATTTGAATGTCTAATTCAGTCTTTGAAGAATCttggaaaaacaaagcacTAAACAAATCATTTCATAACTCTTTTGCGATTCAACTCACCTACTCTATGCCCTGATGAAAGATTCGCTCTATGTTTTGACTAATGACTCACTTTTTTCGGATTCAATTCTGAGGCTATGCTCTGGGTATCGAAAAAGACATCAGACTCGAGCGAACGTATAGATTTATATGGCACTACACAGTCGAACATCTGATGACTAACTGACAAGAATGATGTCTTATTGGACAGCTTTGCCCTTTTCGGATTCAACtctactctctctttctctctctctctctctctctctctctctctctatctctctctctctctctttctgtatCCCAAAGAAGGACTCActctttttgaaattttactcCCTAAACTAAtgtgaatgaaattaaaaatataaccaaaaaaaatatagtATTTAGTTAAGCGATTTATAAGCTTTTccaaggttttttgtttgcttcccgAAATTTTATTGGGCATTTCTATGGTTTTTGAATCAATTGTAGGGATTTCCAATCGGACGATTTCCATGAATCGTGGCAACGATCCAAAATTGTATGGGAAATGATGAATAATTTGAGAGACGAGCCCTAGAAATTACGGAAACCGTCCCCATAAATCGTAGAGAACcctgtcttcttcttcttcttcttcttcttcttcttcttcttcttcttcttcgatttggcgtaacgtcctacgcggacataccGCCCTATACAaactttcgagactttattcattaccacgcagccggatagtgcTGGATAGATGCTGGATTCAACTCTCTCACTTACTTTCGCTACCTACACATCTCTATGTTGATCACCATCACTATACAAATGAATCTAATTTTCTAAACTACACATCCCTGCCAAAAATTCCGAAATTCTGCAGGCGAGTATGTTTCTTCGACCATTGTGAAAGCAGAATCAGCTACTCAATCGGAATGAATACTGTATCggaataaatttgaaaaggGACAAATTTAGTAACCGTTCCATTACTAAGACAGATGAAAGTACAGTTCTTGGTGTGGAATAAAAAAGAGTTAGTTCCACGACCATTAAATTTTCTGGATCAGTTTTTAGTTTGATGTGGATTTGAGACAAATTCCAGCTTTAGTTCCCAGACTCCAGCGTTAGTAGTgggttcaggatcagttccaggattgTTATCGATTCAACATCAGTTCTAGATCCAGCATAAATCGAGGATCAGTTTCTAGACCAAAATGAGATCAGGATCATTTTAAGGATCGGGAATGGATTCAAAGTCTTCTTTTTAAGCGAAATCAACTAGCACCTTCAGCTAAATTCACAACACTTTCTGGATGATATCTAGCAAAGCACAATAGTGAAACAATTTTACTAAAAAAGAACCATCTGTTCTACACAAAGCTTTATTTGTATGTTAAGTCTTATCTACTACCATACACTAAAAACATGTACAGATTATTCTGCTGACTAAAACGACCAAGAGACCAGCTTGCTTTTGGATGCAGTATAATGCTTTTGTCCAAAAGCGTACGGAACTATAGCGTTCGTTCAGCTAGTTTTCCCTCCAATACTGAAGGCAGTGCTGCAAATGTAATGGAAAAGCAGATGAATAATCCTTTCCATTTCATCAAACCGAACTGCTATCACACTTACCTCTATTCCGCTTCCAACTCACCGTCCACATTATCATCGTCACAAATGTACGTTAACTGTACGTTCTCCTCATCCGAACCCTCCATCTCCTGGCCCTGCTCGCCCTCACCCGTACCATCGGTCACGTACGTGTCCGTCTCAAACTCCAGCGTACGGTTGGCGCTAATGCGCGGCTGGTTCACCACGATCGTATCACTCAGATGGCCCACCTCCTGCATGTGCGTGTACAGATGCGATTTGCGCATAAAACCGGCACCGCACGTGACACACTCGAACGGTTTCTTGTCACTGTGCACGTACCGGTGCGCATTGCGGTTGTCCTGACTGGTGAACGTCCGATGGCACACCTCGCAGGCGTACGGTTTGATGCCGGTATGGATTCGCTTATGCTTTTGAAAGTGTTCCGGATAGACGAAGGTCGCGTGGCAGAGATCACACTTGTACGGTCGCTCACCCGTGTGCATCGCCCTGATGTGGTAGGTGAGCAATCGGCGCCGTTTAAAGGCCGCATCACATCGATCGCACTTAAACCGTTTGTCATTCAAATGCGTCATCCGCCGGTGCGAGTGAAGATTTGACCGTTGCGCAAAGCTTGCATCGCACATATCGCACGCAAACGGTTTTTCACCTGCCGCAAAAAGAATACGCGATACGTTCAAAAGAATTAATATTATTTG
Coding sequences within:
- the LOC120901141 gene encoding zinc finger protein 253-like, with product MVIHSADKAFACRECGKKFARKAELLDHERIHTGEKPFACDMCDASFAQRSNLHSHRRMTHLNDKRFKCDRCDAAFKRRRLLTYHIRAMHTGERPYKCDLCHATFVYPEHFQKHKRIHTGIKPYACEVCHRTFTSQDNRNAHRYVHSDKKPFECVTCGAGFMRKSHLYTHMQEVGHLSDTIVVNQPRISANRTLEFETDTYVTDGTGEGEQGQEMEGSDEENVQLTYICDDDNVDGELEAE